From the Accipiter gentilis chromosome 15, bAccGen1.1, whole genome shotgun sequence genome, one window contains:
- the CENPW gene encoding centromere protein W — MKRAAPRSTLRRIIKTHKPQLRLATNVDLLVHLNFLLFLHRLAEEARTNAFENKSKIIKSEHTVAAAKVILKKSRG, encoded by the exons atgaagcgtGCGGCGCCCCGCAGCACTCTGCGGAGGATAATAAAGACGCACAAGCCGCAGTTACGCCTGGCGACCAACGTCGACCTGCTG GTGCATTTGAACTTCTTACTGTTTCTCCATCGGCTAGCAGAAGAAGCCAGGACAAATGCTTTTgagaacaaaagtaaaataattaaatctgAACACACTGTAGCTGCAGCAAAG gttattttaaagaaaagcagaggcTAG